A region of the Microcystis aeruginosa FD4 genome:
ATTTTTCTTTCTTTCTTCCGGACTCATACCGGCTTGAATTAGTCCCACACTTAACCCTAAAAAGCGGTGTACCTGCCCCATCCATTCCGCGTCACGACGGGCGAGATAATCGTTGACGGTGACGACGTGAACCCCTTTTCCGGTCAATCCATTCAAATAAGCGGGGAGAGTGGCAACTAGGGTTTTTCCTTCCCCGGTTTTCATCTCGGCGATTTGTCCTTTGTGGAGTACCATTCCCCCCAATAACTGTACGTCAAAGTGACGCATCCCTAAGACTCGGATGCCCGCTTCCCGGACAATGGCGAAAGCTTCGGGGAGGATTTCCTCGAGAATCTCCTCTCTTTCGTCATAATTTCTCGCTTTGTCCAATCTTTCCTTAAATTCGCTGGTTTTGCTCCTTAATTCCTCATCGGATAGGTTTTTAATATCCTCTTCCAGCAGGTTGATTTCGGTGACGAGGGGCTGAAATTTTTTAATTTTGCGGGCGTTGGGGTCTCCGAGTAGGGCTTTTAACATAGCAGTTTTTATTCTCTCGCTTCGATTGGCTCTTGGTCTGTGGTGTTAACAATTGTATCACTCTGGTTGGGAGTGGAGAATCATTTATCGGTGAACAGGGACGGCGTTGTCAGGTCAGAAGAGGAAAGATGCAATGCTCCGGTGCTGATTCGGAGCATCTTTCAACGCCGATTGTAGGGCTAATTCCACTGCTAAATCGAGCGACCCCTTCGAGTTGGCTCAGGGCAAGTCTTGTTCCCCACTTAAGCCCAACTATCGGCACTATTCGTTCATTAAACACTAATTGTCAAGATGCCATGTAATCCTTGCTATCAAAGTAATTTCAGTTCCGGTGCTGATTCGGAGCATCTTTCAATTTGACAACGCCAAAATTCTTGAGACATTTCAATATAAATTTAAAAGGCAACCGCAACAAAAAAGGAAGAGAAACCCCGTTAAATATAACCTAGAAGACGCTTTATCTGTCGTTGAAACCTGCGATAAAATATCAATCTAGGGTTTGCTGAAAAAGTATCTACGGTTTCACCGATAGGTTATTGCCCGAATGCTTCGCCCCTACAGGACGCAGGCCGATGAAAACGCAAGGTTTTGAAGCACGATTCCCTCAAAATCTTGCACCTGTACTGATTATTTATTCTCCCTTTTACCTCTCCCAATATGTAGCCTATACTCAACGGATTTAGTATTAATCTTCTCTCACCAGTGGCTTAACTAAAGGGGAAACCACCATATTTATTGATAATTATATCTATAGTTTCCATAATTGCGATCGATTCTTCCAAAATGGAGATAATTTGTTGATAATGTTCTAGGTCATCGTAGCTAAGGTGGCGACCTTTGCGGTCTTTTAGCCACTTCTGACACACTTGATAACCGCCGATATAAAAGTTCCAAATTTGCGGCGGAATCCCCCCAAAATACTGCTCAGAATTAATCGAAATTTGTTGTTTATTTTCGTCATATTTCACCTGTTCAACTAGATTAGAACCTGCCACGGGATAGCTACTAATTTCTTTTCCTGTCCCTTTCATCAGGTGTAACTGCACTAATCTGTCACCTTTTTTGACTAATTCCCAGAATAATTCTTGATTGCTGGTGAGAGGAACACGAGGAAAGTCTATTTTTAAAAATTCGGCGTAACGTTGGCGATATTGGGGAGAGTGAAAGACGGCATAAATATAGTTAAAAATGTCTTCCGGTCCAAAGGTTTTCTTTTTGTCTCCTTTGCCATCACTGATAAATTCTAATTCAAGTTTTGCGGAAAGTTCCTTAATAAATTCTGGCGCTAGATTGGGACGGCGACCATTTGGCGAGTTGGTTGGTTCTGTTTCAAATAAAGTTGGGGTATTGGTTGGGTAAAGATAAAGGGGGAAAACAAAGCCATTATTTGATGTTTTGGGAGAGAGACAAATCACTTCAACAATATTTTCTGATATTTGAACATGATTAAAACTTTCTCCTTTAGTCATCCTAGAGGTAATTAGTGCATAATTTTGTTGATATTTTAGGTTATACATAACATTACTTCTTGGCATACAATGAAAGCCCCTTGAATTACCCGTATAATATGTATATCTTTTGTCAAAAGGTCTGTATAAAATAGGAGTTAATTTATCCTTAGATAAATTTGATTGCTTAATATCTTTTTGTGCTAAATTAACTTTCCAGTCCCTAGAATCTTGACCTAAATTATACTTTATTCTAGCTTGTTCTGGACTGAGATTGACAAAATCATTGATTATATCCCAAATTTCTTTTTCACTCCATTGAATAGTTAAACTATCTCTAGCTGTGACGATACCAACACTATTAACTGGAATAATTTCAGTAATCTTCCAGAATTGATCGTATTCTGATCGCAGATTAATATTCTGAGGTTTAAATAGATAAAAAGGAGAATCAGGTTGTAATTCTTGCCAAGCAGTTGAACTAATATCATTTTCATCTAACCAATGATACTTACCCCCGATAATAACTTGATTCTCAATCATCTCTCTTTTGCCCCATAAATCAGCATGATAAACCTTCGCTAAATCTTGCTGACTATCTTGATACTTAATAAAAATACCAATAGCTACACCTTGCTGAATATCAAACACATTTTGATCGGGTGAACCGTCGGGACAGATTTCTTTTTTCTTGCTATTTCCATGTAAATCTAAAACATAAATATCATCAAAAGTTTTTAATAAACTTTGACGCATTCCCCGAAAAGTTGGGTTATCCAAATAACCATGATTAGTAACAAAAGCTAAAATTCCGTAACCAGTTTTCTCGATGCGCCATTGACCAAAGCGAATAAATTTGACATAATCATCATTTAACCATTTGGGATTTTTTTCGCCTAAAGGTTGCTCATCTACCTCAAAATAACTAGCAGTTTTTCCTCCAGAAATAATATCTTTTCCCTTCAATAATTCCTTAATCCATTCTCCTGTATTTACGGAATGTCCAGAGTAGGGAGGATTACCAATAATCACCATAACAGGATGTTCTTGCTTAACACCTTGCGCTGACTCTGCTTCATCGCGAATACGATTTAAAAAACCGTCAGCAGGGGGAATTTGAAAAGCTTCCTGTAGGGTGTTGGTGAGATAGATTCCCAAGCGTTCATCGGCACTAAAATCATAGCCTAATTCCTGAAGTTGTAAACCTAACTTCATGTGTGCTACGGTGTAGGGAGCCATCAGTAACTCAAACCCAAAGAGACGCGGTAATAAATGTTTACTAACATAACTAGACCACATCCCTTTCTGTTGACGAAAACTCTCATAGATATAATCGATAACAGAGTGTAAAAAAGTGCCGGTTCCCACAGCAGGATCCAGAATTAAAACTTGGTGAACTTCCTGAGTTTCTTGGCTATTATTAGGATTTTTAATAGTAATTTTTTTGGCATCGGCCAAACCTTTAGGAATCTGAAACTTATTTTTTAGAATATAGTCTACACTGCGAACCATGTAAGAAACCACGGGTTCAGGAGTATAATAAACCCCCCTAGACTCACGCATTTTACTATCGTATTCTGCTAAAAAAGTCTCATAAAAGTGAACCACCGGGTCCTCCTTGCGGGTGCGTTTTCCAAAGCTGCCCAGAATCCCCTCCATGTCCGTTTGTTGTAAAATAGTGGCTAGAGTATCCACGGCCCAAGTAATCCGCTCATCTAATTCTGTACCAGCGATTTGATGAAAAATTCCCCGCAAAAAAGGGTTAGTTTTTGGCAGTCGAAATCCTGCCGTTTCCCGGGAAAAAGAACTGATTTGATCCGTATTACAGCGTGCCGCAAATAAACCATAACAAATTGTTTGTGCATACATATCCGCAAACTGCGCTTCGTTGAGATCACTAATTAAAACTCGTTGAAAAGATTGCAATTGTTGCCGCAACATTCCCCCGCAATCTTGATCTTTTAAAGCTTGTGCGATCGCATCTCGAATTAACTGCGCTAAAGCGGCCATTTTTTTCGCCAATTCTCGCGGTGTTGTTATCTGAATAACTTTCGAGAGGAAAAATTGATAGAACAATTGTTCTACTTGTAAAATACCCTGGGAATCAGGTTTAATTTGCTTTTTTTGATTAAGAGTTGCCACGGACGCTGATAGACGCAATTCTCCCGATACATACCAACGAAATTCTAAATGATCGGTGATAATTAAGTTACCCAAAGCCTGTAAATAACGTTTTATTTGGGGAGTATTTTCAACCTTTTTGAGAGAAGTTCCGATATCTTTTGCTTCCAGATGACCAATTTCTACCATACCCTGATTAATCACAAAATCCGGAGCGCCACAAGCAATCCTTTTCGGTTCATTGAGAGCTTGTAGGTTATTATTTAGGGATTCAATTAATTTTTTTAAAGCAGGACGATAACTGTGTTCTGTGGCGTTACCCTGTTGATAAATGCCAGTGATTTCCTCTAGATATTTTGGCAGTGAGTTACTCATTATCGTTGCGACATACAAACGTTCTTCTATAGATAAAATATAACCTCATTTGGACCCCATGTCTCCTGAGATGCGCTCATCCTGATTTATCCCTATCCTCAAGGATACCAAAATTAGCTAAAATGAGATAATCGATAGGCGATAATCTCATCCCAACAAC
Encoded here:
- a CDS encoding type ISP restriction/modification enzyme, with amino-acid sequence MSNSLPKYLEEITGIYQQGNATEHSYRPALKKLIESLNNNLQALNEPKRIACGAPDFVINQGMVEIGHLEAKDIGTSLKKVENTPQIKRYLQALGNLIITDHLEFRWYVSGELRLSASVATLNQKKQIKPDSQGILQVEQLFYQFFLSKVIQITTPRELAKKMAALAQLIRDAIAQALKDQDCGGMLRQQLQSFQRVLISDLNEAQFADMYAQTICYGLFAARCNTDQISSFSRETAGFRLPKTNPFLRGIFHQIAGTELDERITWAVDTLATILQQTDMEGILGSFGKRTRKEDPVVHFYETFLAEYDSKMRESRGVYYTPEPVVSYMVRSVDYILKNKFQIPKGLADAKKITIKNPNNSQETQEVHQVLILDPAVGTGTFLHSVIDYIYESFRQQKGMWSSYVSKHLLPRLFGFELLMAPYTVAHMKLGLQLQELGYDFSADERLGIYLTNTLQEAFQIPPADGFLNRIRDEAESAQGVKQEHPVMVIIGNPPYSGHSVNTGEWIKELLKGKDIISGGKTASYFEVDEQPLGEKNPKWLNDDYVKFIRFGQWRIEKTGYGILAFVTNHGYLDNPTFRGMRQSLLKTFDDIYVLDLHGNSKKKEICPDGSPDQNVFDIQQGVAIGIFIKYQDSQQDLAKVYHADLWGKREMIENQVIIGGKYHWLDENDISSTAWQELQPDSPFYLFKPQNINLRSEYDQFWKITEIIPVNSVGIVTARDSLTIQWSEKEIWDIINDFVNLSPEQARIKYNLGQDSRDWKVNLAQKDIKQSNLSKDKLTPILYRPFDKRYTYYTGNSRGFHCMPRSNVMYNLKYQQNYALITSRMTKGESFNHVQISENIVEVICLSPKTSNNGFVFPLYLYPTNTPTLFETEPTNSPNGRRPNLAPEFIKELSAKLELEFISDGKGDKKKTFGPEDIFNYIYAVFHSPQYRQRYAEFLKIDFPRVPLTSNQELFWELVKKGDRLVQLHLMKGTGKEISSYPVAGSNLVEQVKYDENKQQISINSEQYFGGIPPQIWNFYIGGYQVCQKWLKDRKGRHLSYDDLEHYQQIISILEESIAIMETIDIIINKYGGFPFS